A stretch of DNA from Maridesulfovibrio sp.:
CAGGGCTTCTTCCGTGACTGTGATTCCCGAATATTCGCAGAGAAACTTTTCCAGTTCGCGGAGTCCGTTAAGCCAGTAGGTCAGGGCTGCCTCGCCGCTCTGGGTGTGCGGCAGGTGCATAAGATGCAGTGGTTTGATCTCTCCCATGAGCTCATACATCTTCTTTTTGCCGTCACAGGTGGTTTCCGCGATTATTATGTCCGAAAAGCTGAAGAACGGGCAGGTCTCGGTTACTGCGTAGCCGTAGCTGGATTTTATGAGCGGGCAGAATGCTGCCGGAAGGTCCTTTTCGGCTTCGCGGATAGGGTCCTGCTTCTTACCGCACAGACTTATGGGGGCAGCCCCGGCAGCGCGGATAAGTTCCGTGGGGGCATATATACAGTAAACTCCCGCAATGGGCCTTCCCTGATTATGCCACTCGTCCAATTCTGCAAGTGCGTATTCAGAAAAAGATGTGAACGGTCTTAAATCCGGCATGGTTTCATCCTGTTAATTAAAACATATAATAATTAAATTTTTATCAGGCTGCCAAAAATATCGGACAGATATGGACACAGAAAATCCATTGAGTCCAATTGGTTGTAGAAATATATATAGTCACAAATCATAGATAAATCTGATTAATGTGATCCGAAAAAGCTATGAATTGTTTGGGGTAATAGCAAAAAGATTATATTTTAAGGCATGTTGTGAATGTGTTGTTCCAAACTATAAGCAATCTGCATTTGATTGAACTGTCGTTGGGCTTTCTTTAATCATGTCAGACAATACATAATAAAGTTTTTAAGTAAACGGAGAGAATATGAATCTTGAATCTGCTTTGAGTCAGGAAAATGTTTCGGCGGTCAATAGTGATTTCATCGGTCCATATACCTATGATGAGTTCATTGAGGCGGCCAGAAGTTTTCACGGCAGTCCTGCTCCGGGGTTGATTCTTGGCGGATATATGCTTGATGAAGCGCGGCGTCATCTTCCAGAAGGCACTTTGTTTGACGCCATTTCCGAAACGGCCTGGTGCCTGCCGGATGCGGTTCAGATGCTGACCCTTTGCAGCATCGGCAACGGCTGGCTCAAAGTGAAGAATCTGGGTGTGTACGCTCTCTGCCTTTATGACAAATATACCGGAGAAGGTGTGCGGATCAGGATTGATCCCCGCAAGCTTGCAGACTGGCCGGAAATGGAGTCCTGGTTTTTCAAGAAGAAACCCAAGCATGAGCAGGATTCTGCAAAGCTTCACGCCGAGATAAGGAAAGCCGGCGCATCGGTCTGTTCAATCGAGTCCGTGCACGTAAAGCCGGAAGGGTTAGTCAAACGCAGCAAGGGCGGCATTACTACATGCCCCATTTGCGGTGACGCTTATCCGGGGGCTTTCGGCGCAATCTGCCGCAGCTGTCAGGGGGAGAGCCCGTACTCTTCCCGTGAATCCGGTATAAGTTCCGCTCATGCCCCTGTTCCTGAAGGGCTCAGGGTTGTGCCGATCAGCGAAGCGGAGGGCCGGGCCGCCGTGCATGACATGACCCGTATAGTTCCCGGAGAAAGCAAGGGGCCGGAGTTCCGCAAGGATCATAATTTTTCGGCCGGTGATATCTGCAGACTTCAACTCATAGGCAAGAATCATATTTACGTTGATGCCGGTGATATTCCCGAAGGGGAGTGGGTCCATGAAAACGAGGCCGCAGAGACTTTCGGCAGGATCATGGCCGGGGAGGGCGTTTTGCCCGCCGGTCCGCCGAAGGAAGGAAAGAGTACCCTGTGCGCCGCTCACGACGGCCTGCTGCTCACGGATCTTGAAATGATGACTCGGTTCAATCTGGTCCCGGATGTAATGGTCGCGGCCCGCAAGAGCGGTTCTTTGGTCCGCAAGGGGGCCAGAATCGCCGGAACAAGGGCTGTCCCGCTCTTTATTTCCCGCGAAAATTTTTCACGTGCGGTTTCGTCGCTTGACGGCGATCCGTTGTTCAGAATTGTCCCGCTGCAAAAAAAGAAGGTCGGTATTCTCATCACCGGAGATGAAGTTTTCAACGGTCTTATCGATGATAAATTCGAGTCCGTCATCACGGCCAAAGTGCAGTCCTTGGGGAGTGAGGTGGCTTATTCCGTAATAAGGCCTGACAGTCGTGAACAGATAAAGGAAGCTGCGACTTTCCTCATGAAAGAAGGTTGTGACCTGCTCATCACAACCGCAGGGATGTCTGTAGATCCTGATGACGTAACCCGCCACGGCCTGGTGGATGCCGGAGCTACCGACCTCCTTTACGGTGCTCCGGTACTCCCCGGCGCAATGCTTCTGCTGGCGCGGATAGGTAATGCCCGTATAATCGGTGTCCCGGCCTGCGCACTGTTTTTCAAAACCACCAGTCTCGACCTTGTGCTGCCCCGTGTTCTTGCCGGGGTGGATATTACCCGCAGGGATCTGGCGGCACTTGCTGACGGCGGTTACTGCATGGAATGTAAAACCTGTACTTTTCCCAAGTGCCCGTTCGGGAAATAGGAGGCAGACATGCACAAGAATCTCGACCCTCCGGAACGTGGCTCAACGGCGGCCCTTGCTGAAATGGAATCACACTGCCCGACAATTAGGCTCCATCTTTGGCTGGAAGGGTCCGAAGGTGTTTTTTTCGGGTACGGAAGACTGTTGCTGCTGGAACGTATCGAGTCATGCGGCTCATTGAAAAAGGCAGCTGAGGATCTTGGTATGTCCTACCGGGCCGCCTGGGGTAAAATCAAGCAGACTGAACAGGTTCTGGGGTTTCAGTTGATAGAGCGGGCCGGAAGCAGACGCCGTGGGTATCGGCTTACCGAGGCAGGGCGGCTTGTCCGGGACAAGTATATGGAGTGGTTTAATAAAGTTGAGCAGGATGCCAGGGCACGGGCGGATGAAATTTTCCCCTGGCAGTCAAAGAGTTTCGGGGAAGATTGAGTTGTACCCCTGAATCAGCATCTTTCATGTCCTATTCGGAGTATTGCAGTGTTTCTTTGCAGTCGTTTATCAAGTTATGTGTTAATATTAACATATTGGAATTATTGACTTTATTTTTACTATGGTTTTTAGTGTGATCATCGGAACAATTGTCAGGAATATGAACGATTGGGGTTTGGTCCTGACTTAAACTGAGGAGGTTCCCATGAACATATCACGGCGAGGGTTCATGAAGCTTGCGGGTATAGGAGTCGCGAGTTTCGGAATGAGCCAGCTGGGACTGGATCTTTCACCTGCCAAGGCTTATGCCGCCGGGTTGAAGATCAAGGGCGCGAAGGAAGTGATTTCCATCTGTCCGTTCTGTGCGGTCAGCTGCCACTTCATCGCCCATGTCAAGGATGGAAAGATTGTCAGCACCGAAGGTGACCCTGATTATCCGGTAAGTGAAGGAGCTCTTTGTGCCAAGGGTGCGGCGATGTTGTCCATGCACAACAGCCATCATCGTATAGACAAGCCCCTTTATCGCGCGCCATACAGCAATAAATGGGAAGAAAAAAGCTGGGATTGGGTGCTTGATCGCATCGCCCACAGGGTAAAAGAGACACGTGATGAAGACTTCAAACGGTTCAACGCAAAGGGCCAGGAAGTCAACCGTGTAGAATCAATTTTTCATCTGGGATCATCACAGATGGATAACGAGGAGTGTGCACTTGTCCATCAGGGTGTGCGCGGCCTCGGCCTGGTGCATTTCGATCACCAGGCACGTATCTGACACAGCGCAACTGTTGCGGCTCTGGCAGAGTCGTTCGGACGCGGTGCGATGACCAACCACTGGTGCGATATTGAAAACGCGGACTCCATTCTGATTATCGGAAGTAACGCGGCTGAGCACCATCCTATCTCATTTAAATGGGTTCTGCGGGCCAAGGACAAAGGCGCCACGGTCATGCATGTGGACCCCAAATTCTCCCGAACTTCCGCGAGATGTGATTTTCACGTTCCGCTCAGATCCGGGACAGATATCGCTTTCATGGGCGGTATGATCAACTATGTCCTTGAAAATGAACTCTATTTCAAGGAATACGTAGCCAAATACACCAACGCGGCTTTCATCGTAGGCAAGGATTACAAATTCTCCAGAGGATTGTTTGCCGGCTATGACAAGAATTCCCGCAAGTATGATAAATCCAAATGGGCTTTTGAGCTGGATAAGAACGGCGTGCCGAAACGTGACGAATCCCTGAAGGATTCCCGTTGTGTATTCCAGTTGCTCAAGAAGCACTATTCCCGCTACGGTCTGTCCAATGTCTCCAGGACCACCGGTGTGTCCAAAGACAACCTCGTCAAGGTATACAAGACATTTGCCGCAACTGGTAAAAAGGACAAGTCCGGAACCATCATGTATGCACTGGGCTGGACCCAGCATACCGTAGGCGTTCAGAACATCCGTTCCAGCGCCATCCTGCAGCTGCTGCTGGGGAATATCGGTGTGGCCGGGGGCGGCATCAACGCATTGCGCGGTGAGCCCAACGTACAGGGGTCCACCGACCACTGCATACTCTGGCATATCCTTCCCGGATACCTGCCCATGCCCAAAGCCAGCATGGCTTCCTACGCGGATTACGTTAAGGCTACCACGCCTGTCTCGAAAGATCCGCAGAGTGCCAACTGGTGGCAGCATAAACCCAAGTATATGGCCTCACTGCTCAAAGGCTGGCGTGGGGATAATGCAACGGCTGAAAACGGTTTCGGATACAGTCTGCTGCCCAAGGCAGATGATGGTGAGGATTATTCCTACATCTTCCTCTTTGACCGTATGTACAAGGGTGAAATCAAGGGCGGTTTTGTGTTCGGGACCAACCCGGCCCAGAGTGTGCCCAACTCCAACAAGAACCGTAAGGCCCTTGATAACCTCGACTGGTTGGTCGTGGGCGAAATTCATCACACAGAGACATCGGAAAACTGGCATCGTCCGGGCGTCGATCCCGCTCAGAACAAGACCGAGGTTTTCCTGTTGCCGTCTGCCCAGCGTGCGGAAAAAGCAGGTTCCATATCCAACAGCGGCCGCTGGCTGCTTTGGCATTATGAAGCCTGCCGGCCCATGGGTGAATCCAGAAGTATGGGTGAAATGTACGTGGATATCATTAACCACGTCCGCCGCCTGTATAACAAGGATGAAGGAAAATTCCCCGAACCTATCCTTTCGCTCGACTGGCCTGCCTATTATGACCCGGAAGATGTTGCTCAGCGTATCAATGGCCGTTTTACCAAGGACGTTGAGGTCAAAGGCAGGAAGTATAAGAAGGGACAGCAGGTTCCTTCGTTTGTCGCCCTGGCTGATGACGGCTCCACCACTTCGTTGAACTGGCTTTATACCGGAAGTTACACCGAGGAAGAAGGCAACAAGGCCAAGCGGCGCAGCTGGGAACAGACTCCCATGCAGGCCAAGATCAAATTGTATCCCAACTATGCATGGTGCTGGCCCGTCAACCGCCGTATTCTCTACAACCGCGCATCCGTTGACGCCAACGGCAAGCCCTGGGCTCCGCAGAAGGCGGTCATCGAGTGGGACGGCTCCAAGTGGGTAGGTGATGTTCCTGACGGCGGATGGCCGCCGAACGCCACCGGCAAGGGCCGTTATCCGTTTATCATGCGCAAGGAAGGTCACGGACAGCTTTATGGTCCCGGTCTCCAGGATGGTCCTTTCCCCGACCATTACGAACCGGTGGAAACCCCGATAACCAGCCATCCGTTCTCCAGCCAGCTTTCCAGCCCTGTGTTCAAACGCGTTCACAGTGATATGGACAAGCTTGCCAAACCGGCTGATGAGCGTTTCCCCATTGTTCTTACCACCTACAGCCTCACTGAACACTGGTGCGGTGGCGGGGACACTCGTAACACCCCGGCTCTGCTTGAAGCGGAACCTCAGCTGTACGTTGAAATGAGTCCTGAGCTGGCCAAGGAGAAGGGAATCAGCAACGGTGATCCGGTAATTGTTGAAAGCATTCGCGGAAAAGTGGAAGCCATTGCCATGGTTACCGTGCGCATGACCCCGTTCGAAATAAAAGGCGATATTGTCCATGAAGTGGGTATGCCTTTCTGTTTCGGCTGGACAACAAGAGGAGCCGGTGACTCCACCAACAGGCTGACGCCTGCAGTCGGTGATCCCAATACCACCATTCCGGAGTTCAAGGCATGTCTGGTAAATGTTCGCAAGGCCGGAAAGCTTACCGAACTGGATTAACCCGTAATCAAGCCGGACCTGTGAAGGTCCGTCCGAAAGGAGTAAAAAATGCCTAAAGCATTCTTTGTCGATACTTCGAGATGTACGGCTTGTCGCGGTTGCCAGGTTGCCTGCAAGGAATGGCATGATCTTCCCGCGACAGAAACCAAGCAGCGCGGTTCGCACCAGAATCCGCCTGATCTCAATCCCTTTACCTATAAACTTGTCCGCTTCAGCGAGCATCGCATAAACGGCAAGGTCGAGTGGTATTTCTTCCCCGACCAGTGCCGCCATTGCGAGGAGCCCCCCTGTCTGGAAATAGCGGAAACATACGTTACCGGTGCTATCGTAAAGGATGAAAACACCGGGGCGGTCATATTCACGGACCAGACCAAACGTCTCAGCGCTGAAGAGTGTCTGGAGGTCATAGACGCCTGTCCTTACAACATTCCCCGCCGCAACAACGGAACCGGTCAGATGAGCAAATGCGATATGTGCATCGACCGGTTACAGGCCGGACTGGTACCAGTCTGTGTAAAGACCTGTCCCACCGGAACAATGAACTTCGGTGAACGTGAGGAAATGCTGGCTCTGGCCGAGGAGACTCTCGCCAAGGTCAAGAAAAGCTATCCCAATGCTCAGATAGTCGACGAAGATTCCGTCAACGTCATTTATCTGGTCATGGATAAGCCGGAGCTTTATTACAAGTATGTTGTTGCCGACAATTCCGATTACGGCAACGGCGTGACCCGTAAGGAGTTCCTGGCCGGATTGGCCAAGCCTGCAAAACGTATATTCGGATAGGATTATCAAGGTCCCCGGCAGCGTTTTTAATCGCTGCCGGGGGCTGTTTTACGTTTCAGGATAATTAACCGGGTTGCTTTCGGCTGTCTGTTGCGGTTGATGGGATCAGCCCGGCAGGGAAATTTTGATTATTTCAGGAGCATATATTCATGACCGATACGAAGTCTTCAAAGAAAAAACATGATGTACAGGCCGGGCTTATGGCCCTGCGTAAGAGATTACCCGCTCTTGAAAATATTTTTGATGCCTTCGGCCCGTTGCTTGTAGCTCAGGAAAAGGCGGATGAATTGCTGGAGGGATGGAGCGGCTTCATTCTTCCGGAAGTATATGCTCCCCGGTTTGAGCAGGGAGTTGCCTTGCTTGATGGCATGGAGTGTCCCGAAGTCGGAGACCTCTACAAGGATGTTTTCAAGCTGACGGCCGAAGCGGTCTCGGCCGGGATGCCGGCTGTTGCCGGATCTATTGAGACCATTCTGTCTGCAGTGGAAAAAGCGGACGATTTCAACCGGCTCGCAAAGGCTGTCTGGGACGCAGATTCTCATACTGTTGAGTCTCTGGCCGATGCCTGGAAGGTTGATGGACAGCTGCTGGCCTTTATCGGTTCTTTTTCTCTGAAGCCTTTTATGGTCCGGATGGAGCATGAAGCCGCGGACAAAATTTCCAATATGCAATGGCTCAAGGGCTACTGCCCGATATGCGGAACATTTCCGGACATGTCTCTTCTGAAGAGGTCCGGCGAAGATAATGCCTACCTCAAGTCTCATGGCGGGCAGCGGTGGATGCATTGTTCCTGCTGCGGACACGAGTGGCGGTTCAAACGCAACATGTGCCCATGGTGCGAGAGCGAGGATTACGACAAGCTCAGGTATCTGCAATCAGATGAAAGCAAGAATGAACGGGTGGATATCTGCGATAACTGCAAACACTATTTCGTGACTATCGATACCCGTGAACTTGTGGATGAGCCTGATCCCCGCGTGGCGCCTCTCGGGTTGGTCCATCTTGATATCCGCGCACAGGAAGACGAGTTTATGCCGATTACGGAAACACCTTGGAATATGCTGTAGGGATTAATCCTGTCGAAGAATTGAAAACCGCCGCACCTGTTCACGATGCGGCGGTTTTTTATTGGCAGGTAGGTTGGTTTCTCTTAATCAGGTCATGCAGAATTTTTCTTCTGTCGTCCTGGTTTTCTATTTCAAGCAGGTAGATGCAGTTCCAGCAGGCGTCTTTAAGGCAATCCCTGTGGGGTGGGATTTTCAGAGCCGCATTGAGGTTATTGCTTTCCCCGATGGTGAGCAGATGCGTTTCAAAACCTGCCCGGTGTCCGCGAGGGTGGGTGTAGGCAAGGATGTATATGCCTGCATATTCGGGAACGGGGCTGCTTTTACTGAATATGGCAAACCGGTACTCAGTTCCTGATTCTCCTTTGAAAAGCCATTCTTTCTGCTTGAACATAATCAACCTGACTGTTGCTGGAATGCCAGCTTAATTTTGCTTATGCTTTTATTGCAGACCGCAATTTCTTAATCATTTCGCCGATGTCATCGGCACCGACAATTTCGGTGACCAGTGCTGCGCATCTGGCTCCACGTCCCATGACTTCGGCGATATTGTGTTCCTTGATGCCCCCGATGGCGACAAAGGGGATGTTGATGTTTTTGACCACCCAGTCAAGGTACTCGAAGCCTACAGGATCAACCACATCGTCCTTGGTGAAGGTGCGGAATATGGGCCCGACCCCGATGTAATCCGCTCCAGCCTCCACCGCGCCCAGAGCTTCCTCCGGGGTATGGGTGGAGAGGCCGATGGCCATTTTTTCACCGACTAGTCTGCGTACGGCCTGCACCGGAAAGTCTTCCTGCCCTATGTGAACTCCGTCCGCTTCCACCATCATGGCGAGATCAATGTCGTCATTGACTATGAATGCGGCACCAGCTTCACGGGTCATTTTTCTTATTTCAAGGCATTCGCGGTACTTCTGACCGGATTTTATTTCTTTTTCACGATACTGGATCAGCTTGATGCCGTTATCCAGCATTTCGCGGACCACTTCAATATTGGAACGGCCCTTGGAGAATTTTAGGGCTGTAAGACAGTAGATATCGGTATCGAGGATGTTTTCGCGGGTTATTTTCCTTGAACTCATGTTAAGGCTCCTTGCGATTCGTATTTTTGAAGAAAGTGATCAAGCACCACATCGGCCTGCTTGGCGGCGGCAATTCCCACCCTTGGAGAAAAGGGCGGGTTCTTCGCGTTGCACTCGGTTGCCATGTCCCCGACAATGTAGAAATTGTCGCGGACCCTGCGGGTGACCATCTTGTCCGTATTGCCTGTTCCGCCCATGCCCGAAGCACAGACCAGCAGCTTGTCCGAGTTCATGAACCTTTCCACCAGCGTTTTTTTGGCTGCGGCGTCGTCAAATGCTTCTATTATGACATCGCAGCCGCCGAAAATTTCATCAACGTTGGAGGATGAAATTTTCAGCAGATGCGCATCAAGTCTGATGTCCGGATTGACTGCCCGCATGTTTTCATGCAGAGCGGCCACTTTCGGCTGACCCAACTGGGCCAGACGAAACTGCTGGCGATTAAGATTGGATGGTTCCACACGGTCGAAATCGGCTACTGTAAACAGCCTGAATCCGCTGCGCACCAGATGCATGGCGCAGTTGGAACCAAGTCCGCCTGCGCCTGCTATTCCTATGCGTATTGTCTGCAGATAGCGCAGCCGCTTCTCGCCGAGGTATGCGGCCATGCCAAGTTCCGCCTGATTCAAGAGGCTTTCTCCAGTGGCTCCCAATCCTTGAAGACCGGCTGGAAACCGTGTTTTCTGATCACTGCGCACATTTCATCCACGCTGCGATCATCGCTGATGTCGAATTGACCGACTTTCTCATCGCTCTTGGTGTGTCCGCCTACTTCTGTGGAAACTCCTGCGGACATGCGGGTAACCCCAAGCGGCATGATGTTTTCACGGAATTTCGGGGCCTCGCGTGTTGAAATTGTTATTCCGCACCTCGGCAGGAAAATGCGCAGGGCCAGCATGTTCTGCACCAGATCAGTATCACTCACGATTGATCTGGGGACAAAAGCGTCTCCCACGTGGCTGCGGATTCTGGGCAGGGATACGGCAATATCCACTTCAGGATATTTGTTCTGCAGGTAGGCGGCATGGATCCCTGTTTTCAGGGCATCGTTGCGCCAATGATCCAGGCCGAGCAGGGCTCCGATGTTGACCACACGCATTCCGGCCTTGCAGGCCCTTTCCGGAGCATCCAGACGGAATCTGTAATCGTGTTTAGGTCCTGCCGGATGCAGATCCGGGTAGAGCTCTTCGTTGTATGTTTCCTGAAACATGGTCATGCCGTCCGTGCCGACCTTTACAAGTCTTGCATATTCCTCTTCGGTCATGGCGTATATTTCGATTGAAACGGAAGGAAAATGTTTGCGCAGAACCTTAACAGCCGTTTCGATGTATTCCGGGGACGATTTTGCTCTGGCATCACCGGTGAGGATGAGCAGGTGTTTCAGACCTGTGGCGGCTATGGCTCTGGCCTCGGTATCCAGTTCCTCCGGGGTCAGTTGGCTGCGCGGGATCTTGTTCACCGTGTTGAAGCCGCAGTATACGCACTTGTTCGTACAGAAGTTCGCCATATACATGGGGGTGAACAGCTGAATGGTTCTGCCGAAATTCTGCAGGGTCAACCGGCTGGCTTTTTCCGCCATCTCTTCCAGAAGCGGAATGGCTGCGGGGCTTAACAGGGCAAGAAAGTCTTCCGGACCTAAAGTTGTCTTGTTGAGTGCGCGCCTGACATCATGTTCGGTTACAGAGCCGAATTGCTCGGCAAGCGGGGCGTCGTTGTATTCGGCACAGATAGGGTAGAAACTCATTTCATTATCCTTCGTGCAGGAAGCCGGTCAGGGGAGAGGATGCCTTGGCGTGGCTGTGTTTTGCTCCGGGGCCGGAGAGATACGCTTCACGACCGGCCTTGACGGCCCGGCCGAATGCCTTTGCCATGAGAGCGGGATTGCTGGCCGTGGCGATGGCGGTGTTGACCAGACATGCGTCAGCACCCATCTCCATGGCTTCGCATGCTTCGGAAGGGCGTCCTATGCCGGCATCCACGATAATCGGCAGGCTGATTTCATCAATCAGGATGCGGACCATCTCGCGGGTCTTGAGGCCTCGGTTGGTGCCGATGGGGGCGCCAAGGGGCATTACTGCCGCGGCCCCGGCGT
This window harbors:
- a CDS encoding 4Fe-4S dicluster domain-containing protein, with protein sequence MPKAFFVDTSRCTACRGCQVACKEWHDLPATETKQRGSHQNPPDLNPFTYKLVRFSEHRINGKVEWYFFPDQCRHCEEPPCLEIAETYVTGAIVKDENTGAVIFTDQTKRLSAEECLEVIDACPYNIPRRNNGTGQMSKCDMCIDRLQAGLVPVCVKTCPTGTMNFGEREEMLALAEETLAKVKKSYPNAQIVDEDSVNVIYLVMDKPELYYKYVVADNSDYGNGVTRKEFLAGLAKPAKRIFG
- a CDS encoding LysR family transcriptional regulator is translated as MHKNLDPPERGSTAALAEMESHCPTIRLHLWLEGSEGVFFGYGRLLLLERIESCGSLKKAAEDLGMSYRAAWGKIKQTEQVLGFQLIERAGSRRRGYRLTEAGRLVRDKYMEWFNKVEQDARARADEIFPWQSKSFGED
- a CDS encoding formate dehydrogenase accessory protein FdhE, whose product is MTDTKSSKKKHDVQAGLMALRKRLPALENIFDAFGPLLVAQEKADELLEGWSGFILPEVYAPRFEQGVALLDGMECPEVGDLYKDVFKLTAEAVSAGMPAVAGSIETILSAVEKADDFNRLAKAVWDADSHTVESLADAWKVDGQLLAFIGSFSLKPFMVRMEHEAADKISNMQWLKGYCPICGTFPDMSLLKRSGEDNAYLKSHGGQRWMHCSCCGHEWRFKRNMCPWCESEDYDKLRYLQSDESKNERVDICDNCKHYFVTIDTRELVDEPDPRVAPLGLVHLDIRAQEDEFMPITETPWNML
- the fdnG gene encoding formate dehydrogenase-N subunit alpha, which gives rise to MNISRRGFMKLAGIGVASFGMSQLGLDLSPAKAYAAGLKIKGAKEVISICPFCAVSCHFIAHVKDGKIVSTEGDPDYPVSEGALCAKGAAMLSMHNSHHRIDKPLYRAPYSNKWEEKSWDWVLDRIAHRVKETRDEDFKRFNAKGQEVNRVESIFHLGSSQMDNEECALVHQGVRGLGLVHFDHQARIUHSATVAALAESFGRGAMTNHWCDIENADSILIIGSNAAEHHPISFKWVLRAKDKGATVMHVDPKFSRTSARCDFHVPLRSGTDIAFMGGMINYVLENELYFKEYVAKYTNAAFIVGKDYKFSRGLFAGYDKNSRKYDKSKWAFELDKNGVPKRDESLKDSRCVFQLLKKHYSRYGLSNVSRTTGVSKDNLVKVYKTFAATGKKDKSGTIMYALGWTQHTVGVQNIRSSAILQLLLGNIGVAGGGINALRGEPNVQGSTDHCILWHILPGYLPMPKASMASYADYVKATTPVSKDPQSANWWQHKPKYMASLLKGWRGDNATAENGFGYSLLPKADDGEDYSYIFLFDRMYKGEIKGGFVFGTNPAQSVPNSNKNRKALDNLDWLVVGEIHHTETSENWHRPGVDPAQNKTEVFLLPSAQRAEKAGSISNSGRWLLWHYEACRPMGESRSMGEMYVDIINHVRRLYNKDEGKFPEPILSLDWPAYYDPEDVAQRINGRFTKDVEVKGRKYKKGQQVPSFVALADDGSTTSLNWLYTGSYTEEEGNKAKRRSWEQTPMQAKIKLYPNYAWCWPVNRRILYNRASVDANGKPWAPQKAVIEWDGSKWVGDVPDGGWPPNATGKGRYPFIMRKEGHGQLYGPGLQDGPFPDHYEPVETPITSHPFSSQLSSPVFKRVHSDMDKLAKPADERFPIVLTTYSLTEHWCGGGDTRNTPALLEAEPQLYVEMSPELAKEKGISNGDPVIVESIRGKVEAIAMVTVRMTPFEIKGDIVHEVGMPFCFGWTTRGAGDSTNRLTPAVGDPNTTIPEFKACLVNVRKAGKLTELD
- the thiH gene encoding 2-iminoacetate synthase ThiH translates to MSFYPICAEYNDAPLAEQFGSVTEHDVRRALNKTTLGPEDFLALLSPAAIPLLEEMAEKASRLTLQNFGRTIQLFTPMYMANFCTNKCVYCGFNTVNKIPRSQLTPEELDTEARAIAATGLKHLLILTGDARAKSSPEYIETAVKVLRKHFPSVSIEIYAMTEEEYARLVKVGTDGMTMFQETYNEELYPDLHPAGPKHDYRFRLDAPERACKAGMRVVNIGALLGLDHWRNDALKTGIHAAYLQNKYPEVDIAVSLPRIRSHVGDAFVPRSIVSDTDLVQNMLALRIFLPRCGITISTREAPKFRENIMPLGVTRMSAGVSTEVGGHTKSDEKVGQFDISDDRSVDEMCAVIRKHGFQPVFKDWEPLEKAS
- the thiE gene encoding thiamine phosphate synthase — its product is MSSRKITRENILDTDIYCLTALKFSKGRSNIEVVREMLDNGIKLIQYREKEIKSGQKYRECLEIRKMTREAGAAFIVNDDIDLAMMVEADGVHIGQEDFPVQAVRRLVGEKMAIGLSTHTPEEALGAVEAGADYIGVGPIFRTFTKDDVVDPVGFEYLDWVVKNINIPFVAIGGIKEHNIAEVMGRGARCAALVTEIVGADDIGEMIKKLRSAIKA
- the thiF gene encoding sulfur carrier protein ThiS adenylyltransferase ThiF, with the protein product MNQAELGMAAYLGEKRLRYLQTIRIGIAGAGGLGSNCAMHLVRSGFRLFTVADFDRVEPSNLNRQQFRLAQLGQPKVAALHENMRAVNPDIRLDAHLLKISSSNVDEIFGGCDVIIEAFDDAAAKKTLVERFMNSDKLLVCASGMGGTGNTDKMVTRRVRDNFYIVGDMATECNAKNPPFSPRVGIAAAKQADVVLDHFLQKYESQGALT
- a CDS encoding FmdE family protein; amino-acid sequence: MNLESALSQENVSAVNSDFIGPYTYDEFIEAARSFHGSPAPGLILGGYMLDEARRHLPEGTLFDAISETAWCLPDAVQMLTLCSIGNGWLKVKNLGVYALCLYDKYTGEGVRIRIDPRKLADWPEMESWFFKKKPKHEQDSAKLHAEIRKAGASVCSIESVHVKPEGLVKRSKGGITTCPICGDAYPGAFGAICRSCQGESPYSSRESGISSAHAPVPEGLRVVPISEAEGRAAVHDMTRIVPGESKGPEFRKDHNFSAGDICRLQLIGKNHIYVDAGDIPEGEWVHENEAAETFGRIMAGEGVLPAGPPKEGKSTLCAAHDGLLLTDLEMMTRFNLVPDVMVAARKSGSLVRKGARIAGTRAVPLFISRENFSRAVSSLDGDPLFRIVPLQKKKVGILITGDEVFNGLIDDKFESVITAKVQSLGSEVAYSVIRPDSREQIKEAATFLMKEGCDLLITTAGMSVDPDDVTRHGLVDAGATDLLYGAPVLPGAMLLLARIGNARIIGVPACALFFKTTSLDLVLPRVLAGVDITRRDLAALADGGYCMECKTCTFPKCPFGK